The Candidatus Kapaibacterium sp. genome has a segment encoding these proteins:
- the hisS gene encoding histidine--tRNA ligase, producing the protein MIQNIRGTKDILPDQISQWQNLERIFNEVTTLYGYKELRTPIFEKTEVFSRSIGDNTDIVNKEMYTFTDKGGESVTLRPEMTAALVRSVIQNSLTQEVSSLRLWYFGPFFRYERPQKGRLRQFHQFGAECIASPYPESDVEIILLANQLVRKAGISDYQLNINTLGNEASRALYKDELTKYLTANKEQLSEESKLRLETNPLRVLDSKSENDKLIIESAPSILDFLDDESRNHFDVVKSMLDDAKVLYVIDPKLVRGLDYYCHTVFEFKSGALGAQDAFGGGGRYDGLFSQLGGKITPAVGFAMGVERLLLIIENSAKEQGIQQSDCDVFIVSMNENLLKDAFKISEMLRAKGYRTFCDLQRRSMKAQMRETNKLNAKHCIIIGDDEIKRNAVTIKNMITSEQVEIKIDLLHTISFR; encoded by the coding sequence ATGATACAAAACATTAGAGGCACAAAGGACATTTTGCCTGACCAAATCAGTCAGTGGCAAAATTTAGAACGCATTTTTAACGAAGTGACAACTTTATACGGATATAAAGAGCTTAGAACTCCGATTTTTGAAAAAACTGAAGTTTTCTCGCGCAGTATCGGCGATAATACCGATATTGTGAATAAGGAAATGTACACTTTCACTGATAAAGGTGGCGAATCAGTCACATTGAGACCGGAAATGACCGCAGCATTGGTCAGGTCTGTAATTCAAAATTCACTCACTCAAGAAGTTTCATCGCTCCGATTATGGTATTTCGGTCCTTTTTTTAGATACGAGCGTCCACAAAAGGGGAGACTCAGACAATTTCACCAGTTTGGTGCAGAATGCATTGCATCTCCATATCCGGAAAGCGATGTAGAAATAATTTTGTTGGCTAACCAACTTGTTCGTAAAGCGGGCATAAGTGACTATCAGCTTAATATTAACACTTTGGGTAATGAAGCCTCGCGTGCTCTCTACAAAGACGAACTGACAAAGTATTTGACCGCAAATAAGGAACAATTATCCGAAGAGAGCAAGCTTCGTTTGGAAACAAATCCGTTAAGGGTATTGGATTCAAAATCTGAAAATGATAAGCTCATTATCGAATCCGCACCATCAATTCTTGACTTCTTAGATGATGAAAGCAGAAACCATTTCGATGTCGTAAAATCAATGTTAGATGATGCAAAAGTTCTGTATGTAATTGACCCGAAATTGGTCAGAGGCTTGGATTATTATTGCCACACAGTATTCGAATTCAAAAGCGGTGCATTGGGTGCTCAAGATGCCTTCGGCGGCGGTGGCAGATATGATGGGTTGTTTTCGCAATTAGGTGGCAAAATCACTCCTGCAGTTGGTTTTGCAATGGGCGTTGAGCGACTTTTGCTGATAATCGAAAACTCTGCGAAAGAACAAGGCATACAGCAATCCGATTGTGATGTATTTATCGTAAGTATGAATGAAAATTTGCTTAAAGATGCTTTCAAAATAAGTGAAATGTTGCGTGCAAAAGGCTATCGAACATTTTGCGATTTGCAACGTCGTTCGATGAAAGCACAAATGCGCGAAACTAACAAACTGAACGCTAAACATTGTATAATAATCGGAGATGACGAAATCAAACGTAATGCCGTGACAATCAAAAATATGATTACAAGCGAACAAGTTGAAATCAAAATTGATTTGTTGCATACGATTTCGTTCAGATAA
- a CDS encoding HAMP domain-containing histidine kinase, with amino-acid sequence MKLTKELSNTDFFNRYLSKWQVKLILAIVAFLIVLSVVFFTQSIVKELITRDQNAVLLYAEITENFIELINSPSSELDTMRYGSLIDNYVFFLDVVIPRVINFPIILTDENGEPTEPYEQWTLNIDFDPTMTIPEQREKVKTMLSVMESNYPPILVKDRDEKIISKVYYTHSSLVDQLRYFPVVALIIIGVFVFIGYFSFNSARNHEQTKVWVGMSKEAAHQLGTPLSSLLAWIEIIKYNDDTISVQETVSEMEKDIERLNTIATRFSKIGSTPEKENVNISRMIENVCTYFDKRLPHLGKRVEIIRSLDDSLYADINVELFAWVIENLLKNAAEAIEEKQGTIFIYMRINPNKKLYIFVKDTGKGMTPKLKRQIFRPGFSTKKRGWGLGLSLCKRIIEEYHDGKIYVKESVVGQGTTFGIELPLNLKK; translated from the coding sequence ATGAAACTAACGAAGGAACTTTCAAACACGGACTTTTTCAACCGCTATTTATCCAAATGGCAAGTTAAGTTGATTTTGGCTATAGTTGCATTTTTGATTGTTCTTTCGGTTGTTTTCTTTACTCAATCAATTGTCAAAGAATTAATTACACGCGACCAAAACGCAGTACTGCTTTATGCCGAGATAACTGAAAATTTCATAGAACTAATCAATTCGCCATCTTCGGAATTGGATACTATGAGATATGGTTCCTTAATAGACAATTATGTCTTTTTTCTGGATGTTGTTATTCCGAGAGTTATCAATTTCCCTATTATACTGACTGATGAAAACGGCGAACCAACCGAACCATATGAGCAATGGACTTTGAACATCGATTTCGACCCTACGATGACAATTCCCGAACAACGCGAGAAAGTGAAAACGATGCTAAGTGTGATGGAAAGTAACTATCCGCCGATACTTGTCAAAGATAGAGATGAAAAAATCATAAGCAAGGTTTACTATACTCATTCATCGTTAGTTGACCAACTGAGGTATTTCCCTGTTGTAGCTTTAATCATTATTGGAGTTTTCGTTTTCATTGGGTATTTTTCTTTCAATTCCGCTCGAAATCATGAGCAGACAAAAGTTTGGGTCGGAATGTCGAAGGAGGCTGCCCATCAGTTGGGTACGCCATTGTCGAGTTTGTTGGCATGGATTGAAATCATTAAATATAACGATGACACCATTTCTGTCCAAGAAACTGTATCAGAAATGGAGAAAGATATCGAAAGGCTGAACACAATCGCCACGAGATTTTCGAAGATTGGCTCTACTCCCGAAAAAGAGAATGTTAATATTTCGAGAATGATTGAAAATGTATGTACTTATTTTGATAAACGATTGCCTCATCTCGGCAAGAGGGTGGAAATTATTCGTAGCTTAGACGATAGTCTTTACGCAGACATTAACGTAGAACTTTTCGCATGGGTGATTGAAAATTTATTGAAAAATGCAGCGGAAGCAATTGAAGAAAAACAAGGCACAATTTTTATTTATATGAGAATCAATCCGAATAAAAAGCTTTACATTTTTGTGAAAGATACAGGCAAAGGTATGACTCCAAAGCTTAAAAGACAAATATTTAGACCCGGATTTAGTACCAAAAAGCGTGGTTGGGGATTAGGTTTAAGCTTATGTAAGCGAATAATCGAAGAATATCACGATGGCAAGATTTATGTTAAAGAATCAGTCGTAGGGCAAGGAACAACTTTTGGAATTGAATTACCTTTGAACCTCAAAAAGTAG
- a CDS encoding YbaB/EbfC family nucleoid-associated protein: MKFDIQSIMQQAQKMQEEVERIKKGLENITMKSDSGGGMVVVEITASGKILNISIAPELIKNDDISMLEDLVVAAVNKAQENASRVAEEEMKKVRGMLPNIPGMNLGF, translated from the coding sequence ATGAAATTCGATATTCAAAGCATTATGCAACAAGCACAAAAGATGCAAGAAGAAGTGGAACGCATCAAAAAAGGGCTCGAAAATATTACTATGAAGTCTGATTCCGGCGGCGGAATGGTGGTAGTGGAAATCACTGCGTCGGGCAAAATACTTAATATTTCGATAGCTCCTGAACTTATCAAAAATGATGATATTAGTATGCTTGAAGATTTGGTAGTTGCAGCTGTAAACAAAGCACAAGAAAATGCTTCGAGAGTAGCTGAGGAAGAAATGAAAAAAGTACGAGGGATGTTGCCAAACATTCCGGGTATGAATTTGGGATTTTGA
- a CDS encoding PspA/IM30 family protein, whose amino-acid sequence MSLFSRIADVFKANVNDMLDKVEDPEKMLKQMVIEMEESVNKTTLAVAQAIANEKSLERKIEKARKDKDEWENKAMQALNASREDLARAALEKKSISERNLSDLIPIHVQARETSNKLRQQLDSLKAKLDEAKSRQSTLIARSQAAKAQKEIAKNLSGIGGDAFGKFDKFEGKIEKLEAEASAFEQLAGENTALDDEFKKLGSTTTVETDLLALKAKMGLLESGSIEENKKENNNE is encoded by the coding sequence ATGAGTTTATTCAGTAGAATAGCTGATGTCTTCAAGGCTAACGTCAATGACATGCTCGACAAGGTAGAAGACCCTGAGAAAATGCTAAAGCAAATGGTCATCGAGATGGAGGAATCTGTCAACAAGACCACACTCGCTGTAGCTCAGGCAATTGCAAACGAAAAAAGTTTAGAACGGAAAATCGAAAAAGCCCGTAAAGACAAAGATGAATGGGAAAATAAAGCGATGCAGGCTTTAAATGCAAGTAGGGAAGACCTTGCCAGAGCTGCGTTAGAAAAAAAATCTATTTCGGAGCGTAATTTAAGTGACTTGATACCAATTCATGTCCAAGCACGCGAAACCTCCAATAAATTGCGCCAACAATTAGATTCGCTCAAAGCAAAACTTGATGAAGCCAAATCAAGACAGAGCACTTTGATAGCTCGTTCCCAAGCTGCCAAAGCTCAGAAAGAAATTGCCAAAAATTTGAGTGGCATCGGTGGTGACGCTTTTGGTAAATTTGATAAATTTGAAGGTAAAATCGAAAAACTCGAAGCTGAAGCATCTGCTTTCGAACAACTCGCAGGCGAAAATACAGCATTAGACGACGAATTCAAGAAACTCGGCTCTACAACTACAGTCGAGACAGACTTGTTAGCTTTGAAAGCTAAGATGGGACTTTTAGAATCCGGTTCAATAGAAGAAAATAAAAAGGAGAATAACAATGAATGA
- the recR gene encoding recombination mediator RecR, with product MNYTSESIEKAIEIFSSFPSIGKKTAQRLTYYLLRQDDSFAEKMSKVIIDLKHNVRFCSICFNYTERDPCPICSSTKRDRSILCVVEEPNDVVSIEKTNDFYGLYHVLHGVMNPLEGISQDDIKVVELISRLHDVEEVIFALNPSVEGELTTHYIAKLIKPFDVKISRIASGVPMGSSLEFSDDATIARALEGRIAI from the coding sequence ATGAATTACACATCTGAATCAATTGAAAAAGCTATCGAAATCTTTTCATCTTTCCCGTCAATAGGTAAGAAAACTGCTCAGCGACTTACATATTACTTACTTCGCCAAGATGACAGCTTTGCGGAGAAAATGTCTAAAGTCATAATTGACTTAAAGCATAATGTTCGCTTTTGTTCAATATGTTTTAATTATACGGAACGCGACCCCTGCCCTATTTGCAGCTCGACTAAGCGCGACCGTTCAATCCTTTGTGTAGTCGAAGAGCCGAATGATGTAGTTTCGATTGAAAAAACAAACGATTTTTACGGACTTTATCACGTTCTGCATGGGGTTATGAATCCATTGGAAGGAATTTCTCAAGATGATATAAAAGTTGTGGAATTGATTTCTCGATTGCATGATGTAGAGGAAGTAATATTTGCCCTGAATCCATCTGTAGAAGGAGAATTGACCACTCATTATATAGCAAAATTAATAAAGCCCTTTGACGTGAAAATTTCGCGAATAGCAAGCGGAGTTCCGATGGGTTCCTCACTCGAATTTTCTGATGATGCCACAATAGCTCGTGCTTTAGAAGGAAGGATTGCGATTTGA
- a CDS encoding dicarboxylate/amino acid:cation symporter, with amino-acid sequence MKFPKIALHYQILLALVLGAIFGAIFKVDQSALIVNHSHEKHEMESIVEEWNSISFVDIAIPDSVLVKFDKINQQAIIRFFKKYANQSNLSIKIVHIDGKQSTIESIQSIKKKPTIATRLKPLGDLFIRLLSFLAIPLVISSLIIGASSLEDIKKLGRIGTKTFALYLTTTAIAITIGLVLANVIQPGERIHEETKNRLMAAYSEESSEKIVSNLEVDIIDFLVNIVPKNPFEAIASGNMLQIVFFAVFFGLMLTFIKKENAQPVIGFFAGMSDVMVKMVDFIMIMAPYGVFALIAATVADFGFEIISTLVWYIFAVLLGLAIQTLIIYPSILKIFTKRKIKDFFVGIRDAQIIAFSTSSSAATLPITMECVEDNLKVPKRISGFVLPLGATINMDGTALYQGVAAVFIAQVYGIDLSITDQLTIVITAVLASIGTAPVPGVGIIMLVMILQSVHIPPQGIALIIGVDRILDMARTISNVSGDAAVTVAVADSEK; translated from the coding sequence ATGAAATTTCCTAAAATTGCTCTACATTATCAAATTCTTTTGGCACTCGTACTCGGAGCAATTTTCGGTGCAATTTTCAAGGTTGACCAAAGCGCACTCATTGTCAATCATTCCCACGAAAAACATGAAATGGAATCCATAGTCGAAGAATGGAATAGTATTTCATTTGTAGATATTGCAATTCCCGATAGTGTTTTGGTCAAATTTGACAAAATCAACCAACAAGCAATCATCCGATTTTTCAAAAAGTATGCAAATCAATCAAACCTATCAATTAAAATTGTGCATATAGATGGAAAGCAAAGCACGATTGAATCTATACAAAGCATCAAAAAGAAACCCACAATAGCCACTCGACTGAAACCACTTGGTGATTTGTTTATCCGACTTCTGAGTTTTTTGGCAATACCGCTTGTTATCTCATCGCTGATTATTGGAGCTTCAAGTCTGGAGGATATCAAAAAACTGGGCAGAATTGGTACTAAGACATTCGCTCTCTATTTAACTACAACCGCAATAGCCATAACAATTGGTTTAGTCTTGGCAAATGTGATTCAGCCTGGCGAAAGAATTCATGAGGAAACCAAAAATAGGCTCATGGCTGCATATAGCGAGGAATCTTCCGAAAAAATCGTTTCAAATCTTGAAGTTGATATTATAGATTTTTTAGTGAATATCGTCCCTAAGAACCCATTTGAAGCTATAGCAAGCGGGAATATGCTTCAGATAGTGTTTTTCGCAGTTTTCTTTGGATTGATGCTGACATTCATAAAAAAGGAGAATGCCCAACCGGTCATAGGATTTTTTGCGGGAATGAGCGATGTTATGGTCAAAATGGTTGATTTCATTATGATTATGGCTCCATATGGTGTATTTGCATTAATTGCCGCCACAGTTGCCGATTTCGGATTTGAAATCATCTCAACGCTCGTTTGGTATATTTTCGCAGTTTTACTTGGATTAGCAATTCAAACCTTGATAATCTACCCTTCAATATTGAAAATTTTTACAAAACGAAAAATAAAAGATTTCTTCGTGGGGATTCGTGACGCTCAGATTATCGCATTTTCAACAAGCTCAAGTGCTGCTACACTGCCGATAACTATGGAATGTGTTGAAGATAATTTGAAAGTTCCAAAACGTATTTCAGGCTTTGTCCTTCCGCTCGGAGCAACGATTAACATGGACGGCACTGCATTATACCAAGGTGTCGCGGCTGTTTTTATCGCTCAAGTTTATGGAATTGATTTGTCAATTACGGACCAATTGACGATTGTTATAACGGCAGTTTTAGCATCTATCGGTACTGCACCTGTGCCTGGAGTTGGCATCATTATGCTTGTGATGATACTGCAATCTGTACATATACCACCGCAAGGAATCGCTCTGATTATAGGCGTGGACAGAATATTGGATATGGCACGAACTATAAGCAATGTTTCAGGCGATGCGGCTGTTACTGTTGCTGTAGCCGATTCTGAAAAATAA
- a CDS encoding YbjN domain-containing protein codes for MNENNFHKEGDEAMIETPQVLIDATIARVENFLKSHFPDYLNFENGTFTVNRGDSQVMIAIRPFTGTESCIEFVSNVAYESKLTSELMQFLLRKNAELHFGAFGVLFDDTIIFQYTIAGSNVDSNELLTSINAVAIISNHYANEIVSLGAGKLVNEFQEQG; via the coding sequence ATGAATGAAAATAATTTTCATAAAGAAGGAGATGAAGCGATGATAGAGACTCCACAAGTTTTAATTGATGCGACAATAGCCAGAGTAGAGAATTTTCTTAAATCACATTTTCCTGATTACTTAAATTTTGAAAATGGCACTTTTACTGTTAATCGCGGTGATTCGCAAGTTATGATAGCTATAAGACCTTTTACCGGTACAGAATCATGCATTGAGTTTGTCTCTAACGTTGCGTATGAATCTAAACTAACATCGGAATTGATGCAATTTTTACTTCGTAAAAATGCCGAATTACATTTTGGTGCTTTTGGTGTATTATTCGATGATACTATTATATTCCAATACACAATTGCAGGTTCAAATGTAGATTCTAACGAATTGCTCACTTCCATAAACGCTGTTGCAATTATTTCGAACCACTATGCAAATGAAATAGTATCTCTCGGCGCAGGAAAATTGGTCAACGAGTTTCAAGAACAAGGTTAG
- a CDS encoding choice-of-anchor D domain-containing protein, with the protein MLGKILIFSVFLIFYNVCANAQGTMSIVTKDFSKYPAMSASVFVFDANGNPVYNLNKNNFVVRDNGLNVPTTNSYVCSAIPDTTYLSVNILFDLALNHNENLDNPFNLGKQIATKIVNRLKFPGDECAISTYDIRSYLNREIDTSRSNLLNEINLLQPSRGSLFDIAFLSEPANGIKIINRGTNKKVIFFITDGAGAINETEIINQCKANDIQVYTLCIGRKIPEKLKSVSVETGGWYLDNIEADKIDVSINVMMALAQNHKPCVLQWDNFVSCDDEHTAEIVLPSLNLRDSFNFSFLNAQKASIVSEPQFIGFSSVDIGNKKRLSLTITARNRDILIQELQINEPFFVVEGNVTNYLLAQNDFLNLTIEYEPQHEAIVFTELKVISDACDIVPIYITGGFPNTKPIEKTVKIVHPNGGEYLIIGDTSFVEWIGLLPKDVIQLQYSIDNGRKWDTLATNVTGLRKDWVVPNKPSDSCLVKILQLWPNNVGFTLDLKHNGRVNSGFFNREGDLVVTASSDTTAVVWVANTGAKKFILKGHTKPLTWASFDPNDNFVATSSTDSMIMIWSLEDGSLVAVLDAHATRVESVNWSSTGDYLVSSDFLGNVIVWNTNWEIAKRVQSNSGVTWFADFNPIDENLIITANQGGKVKVFNWVDYKLGDMPLVVYDTKSIECTHVTYNTDATKVAAATSSGEPKVLYVWDVNTTDPPLYSITHNLEPGDNNSINFSSFFMHPDLGREVLLTTSTDQTARLWDASDGSPERINDFITDNVFKEHKNSVTTAVFDRFGSRVMTSSWDSTAKIWNLDQKELQQDVSDSVFTIAFAEGKGFEHEFGEVVVDELIDSVFQYVYINESKFAYNIRNIRIGGNHAADFEINSDLELPMLLQSGDTLSLELRFMPKGLGMRSGKLEFQIPGRIIETTLTGFGIERTLKANNRLVDFKLIDVGSIKDSTFIALVTNTSSSPVNITNVGLVGSYRFDFGAIGDKIATIPAGSDLMMTLRFSPKLIGRKNAQVYFEHDGLGSPTIVNLFGEGVFARNDSITIYIGDHTAEDGDVIQVPIKITGIGEYGIAPSIEGFRTKVKFNATMLEPLDGFTKSTIINGENFIDVDLPTTFGADSVLKTLTFKVGLGNDSITALTPEFTYPIGFGRVNITDIAGSFTLTGYCIDGGPRLFDPNGRISLSQNEPNPAVEKTNITIEVVETGITKLYISDIFGRVVRNVVESSLSPGEHQFSVFTGDLSSGVYFYILETPTQTIMKKMEIKN; encoded by the coding sequence ATGTTAGGTAAAATTCTAATATTTTCAGTTTTTCTGATTTTTTACAATGTTTGTGCTAACGCTCAAGGTACTATGAGCATAGTCACAAAGGATTTTTCCAAATATCCGGCAATGAGTGCATCTGTATTCGTGTTTGATGCAAATGGCAACCCGGTTTATAATCTGAATAAGAATAATTTCGTTGTACGCGATAATGGTTTGAACGTACCGACTACAAATTCTTACGTATGCAGCGCGATTCCGGACACAACATACTTATCCGTAAATATATTGTTCGATTTGGCTCTTAATCATAACGAGAATCTCGACAACCCATTTAACCTCGGAAAGCAAATTGCAACCAAAATAGTAAATAGGTTGAAGTTCCCCGGTGATGAATGTGCGATTTCTACTTATGACATCAGAAGCTATTTGAATCGCGAAATTGATACATCGCGAAGCAACTTATTGAACGAGATTAATCTTTTGCAGCCGTCACGTGGGTCGCTTTTCGATATTGCTTTCCTGAGTGAACCTGCAAATGGTATCAAAATCATTAATAGGGGAACAAATAAAAAAGTTATATTTTTCATTACGGATGGTGCAGGAGCAATAAACGAAACCGAAATCATCAATCAGTGCAAAGCCAATGATATACAGGTATATACACTTTGTATTGGTCGAAAAATCCCTGAAAAGCTTAAGAGCGTCAGCGTAGAAACAGGTGGATGGTATTTAGATAATATTGAAGCCGATAAAATTGATGTTTCGATAAATGTAATGATGGCATTGGCTCAAAATCATAAACCATGCGTCTTACAATGGGATAATTTTGTATCTTGCGATGATGAACACACAGCCGAGATTGTATTGCCATCACTCAACTTACGAGATAGTTTCAATTTCAGCTTTCTTAATGCTCAGAAGGCATCAATTGTATCTGAACCTCAATTTATTGGATTCAGTTCAGTTGACATAGGTAACAAAAAGCGATTGAGTTTGACTATCACAGCTCGTAATCGTGATATTTTGATTCAAGAACTTCAAATCAACGAGCCTTTTTTCGTAGTTGAAGGTAATGTCACAAATTATCTTTTAGCTCAAAATGATTTTCTAAACCTGACAATCGAATATGAACCACAACACGAAGCAATAGTTTTTACGGAATTGAAGGTGATATCGGATGCTTGCGATATAGTCCCAATTTATATCACCGGTGGATTCCCGAATACAAAACCTATCGAAAAAACTGTAAAAATTGTGCATCCTAACGGCGGTGAATATTTGATTATCGGAGATACTTCATTTGTCGAATGGATTGGCTTGTTGCCTAAAGATGTAATTCAGTTGCAATATTCTATTGATAACGGACGAAAATGGGATACATTAGCTACTAACGTTACAGGACTTAGAAAAGATTGGGTAGTTCCAAACAAACCCAGCGATTCATGTCTTGTCAAGATTTTACAATTATGGCCCAATAATGTTGGATTCACACTTGATTTGAAACATAATGGTCGAGTCAATTCAGGATTTTTCAATCGTGAAGGTGATTTGGTAGTTACAGCAAGTAGTGATACAACTGCTGTCGTTTGGGTTGCTAACACAGGAGCAAAGAAATTTATATTGAAAGGTCATACTAAACCCTTGACATGGGCATCATTTGACCCAAATGATAATTTCGTTGCTACTTCGAGTACTGACTCGATGATTATGATTTGGAGCTTGGAAGACGGCTCACTTGTTGCAGTCTTAGACGCACATGCAACAAGGGTCGAATCGGTTAACTGGTCAAGCACCGGTGATTACTTAGTATCCTCAGATTTTCTTGGCAACGTAATCGTTTGGAATACTAACTGGGAAATAGCAAAAAGAGTTCAATCAAACAGTGGGGTTACGTGGTTTGCAGACTTCAATCCTATTGATGAAAATCTAATTATTACTGCCAACCAGGGGGGTAAAGTCAAGGTATTTAATTGGGTGGATTACAAATTGGGAGATATGCCCTTGGTTGTATATGATACAAAGAGCATAGAGTGTACTCATGTGACTTATAACACCGATGCCACCAAAGTTGCTGCTGCGACAAGTTCGGGTGAACCAAAAGTATTATATGTATGGGATGTTAATACAACAGATCCACCATTGTACTCAATCACGCACAACCTTGAGCCGGGAGATAATAATTCAATCAACTTCTCCAGTTTTTTTATGCACCCTGACTTGGGTAGGGAAGTTTTGTTAACTACGAGTACAGACCAAACGGCTCGTTTGTGGGATGCAAGTGACGGCAGCCCTGAACGCATCAATGATTTTATTACAGACAATGTTTTCAAGGAACATAAAAATTCGGTAACTACTGCAGTTTTTGACAGATTTGGTTCCCGAGTAATGACTTCAAGTTGGGATTCGACTGCTAAAATATGGAATCTCGACCAAAAGGAACTTCAGCAAGATGTTTCCGATTCGGTCTTTACAATAGCTTTTGCCGAGGGCAAAGGATTTGAACATGAATTTGGAGAAGTCGTTGTTGATGAATTAATTGATTCGGTTTTCCAATATGTTTATATAAATGAATCGAAATTCGCTTATAATATTCGCAATATCAGAATTGGTGGCAATCACGCTGCAGATTTTGAAATAAATTCCGACTTAGAATTACCTATGCTACTTCAAAGCGGAGATACATTAAGTTTGGAACTGAGATTTATGCCCAAAGGGCTTGGCATGAGAAGTGGTAAACTTGAATTCCAAATTCCTGGACGAATTATCGAAACAACGTTAACAGGTTTCGGAATTGAACGAACTTTGAAGGCAAATAATCGCTTAGTTGATTTTAAACTCATAGATGTAGGAAGCATAAAGGACTCCACGTTTATTGCTCTGGTAACCAATACAAGCAGTTCTCCGGTGAATATTACAAACGTTGGCTTGGTAGGTTCCTATCGTTTTGATTTCGGGGCAATAGGCGATAAAATTGCAACTATTCCGGCAGGTTCGGATTTGATGATGACGCTTCGATTCTCGCCTAAGTTGATTGGGCGAAAAAATGCTCAAGTATATTTTGAGCACGATGGACTTGGTTCGCCTACAATTGTGAATTTATTTGGCGAAGGAGTTTTTGCTCGAAATGATTCTATTACAATTTACATTGGCGACCATACTGCCGAAGATGGTGATGTAATACAAGTTCCAATCAAAATTACGGGAATCGGCGAATATGGCATAGCACCTTCAATTGAAGGCTTCAGAACCAAAGTGAAATTCAATGCCACAATGCTCGAACCACTTGATGGTTTTACAAAATCAACAATTATAAACGGCGAAAATTTCATTGATGTGGATTTGCCGACTACATTTGGTGCAGATTCTGTATTGAAAACTTTGACTTTCAAGGTCGGATTAGGCAATGACTCGATTACTGCATTGACACCGGAATTCACTTATCCGATTGGTTTTGGGCGTGTGAATATTACCGACATAGCCGGTTCATTTACTTTGACAGGTTACTGCATTGATGGCGGTCCAAGATTATTCGACCCCAATGGCAGAATTTCACTTTCGCAAAATGAACCAAATCCTGCTGTTGAAAAAACGAATATCACAATCGAAGTAGTTGAAACCGGTATTACTAAACTTTATATTTCGGATATATTTGGTAGAGTTGTTAGGAATGTTGTTGAAAGCTCCTTAAGTCCGGGTGAACATCAATTCTCAGTATTTACGGGTGATTTGAGTTCGGGAGTTTACTTTTATATCTTAGAAACTCCAACTCAGACAATTATGAAAAAAATGGAAATTAAAAATTAA